One segment of Macrotis lagotis isolate mMagLag1 chromosome 1, bilby.v1.9.chrom.fasta, whole genome shotgun sequence DNA contains the following:
- the NHSL3 gene encoding NHS-like protein 3 isoform X3, translated as MVVFTGRHLPSLLGLFKKRGSNKADNKQPSDDHQDNVFFPSSRPPHLEELHFQAQEGLRSLQHQEKQKQNKDCWDHGDSQSIKSSQLGTVDEDSVSFCSQSTTSTMESSAAEDALSIRSEMIQRKGSTFRPHDSFPSKSGKSGRRRRERRSTVLGLPQHVQKELGLRNGHDLPVPRPPAHLTNGHGAAGGVVHIPTVDGQLAAPGSGVPGVRVSLAELEAGSGDEAALQRHIDHVYRDDSLVGRRTGARLSPLIRPKSLAVPGMTGGAGSPEPLSPAMSISPQATYLSKIIPNAVLPPTVDVVALSRCSVRTLSRCSLMSASPASVRSLGRFSSSSSSCRPRSRHASSSSDNWSHSQSTETIVSDGSTLSSQGGSGDRIDGLPALEEGHATSRDSPRSVAGSGISMATGSGQASPSMGSSRADGSDTVSIQSGHSSTRSVSLRKLKRAPAPPRRTYSLHQRGSADGAPGLPPKPERKPPQLLAPGEPEEVAPGAPVPALSPSTSQRLVGSPERTLSPSSGYSSQSGTPTLPPKGLMGPPASPGKPSPRPLKPERVCSLRSPGASVSSSLTSLCSSVSSCDPALADKGVPVQPLDVPLPSTNPADRFVIPPHPKVPAPFSPPPSKPKAPTPTASVPVSNSAPPPPIQGSVTPVKSNGESLPPMGASPPPSPPPSYHPPPPPAKKVEIVTQVPASAPLNSDGEASQDPNWPPPPPPVPEEQDLSMADFPPPDEAFFSPARPESPAPCVASSPFPAEPLAAGQAFPTPLGSPPQSVAKPETQPSSSFLATVSSRSQPQPESLPAPGSPPSPPPLPAPVLQPSSGKTTEPSKEPLGRSKSIPVAKEDASLPIVTPSLLQMVRLRSVAPPALPASEAPAAPAPQKPLRKALSVRSSPAPGPSTGLHAAMRLKVSSLASTEGPPGPRPNGPSEPEAASPRPQSPASPASTASFIFSKGAKKLQLERPVSPEAQVDLQRNLVAELRTLSEQRGPQTQRKPSKAAPPVARKPTAGGLPSGSPGIKQAESSSASPANGHPHLEDRTKRELAENGGTVQLAGLEPQPSSPAASEKQKELV; from the exons GCTCAAATAAAGCAGACAACAAACAGCCCTCGGATGACCACCAGGACAATGTCTTCTTTCCCAGCAGTCGCCCCCCTCACCTGGAGGAACTGCATTTTCAGGCTCAAGAAGGACTTCGATCTCTGCAGCACCAAG AAAAACAGAAGCAGAACAAGGATTGCTGGGACCATGGAGATAGTCAGAGCATCAAG TCATCCCAGTTGGGTACCGTGGATGAGGACAGCGTATCTTTCTGTAGCCAGAGCACCACGTCTACCATGGAGAGCTCTGCCGCCGAGGATGCCCTGTCCATCCGGTCCGAGATGATCCAGCGCAAAG GCTCCACCTTTCGACCTCATGACTCATTCCCCTCAAAATCAGGGAAATCGGGCCGGCGAAGGCGAGAAAGGCGCAGCACAGTGCTGGGGCTCCCACAGCATGTCCAGAAGGAGCTGG GTCTAAGGAATGGGCATGACCTGCCTGTGCCCCGGCCTCCTGCTCACCTCACCAATGGGCATGGTGCAGCAGGGGGAGTGGTCCACATCCCCACAGTGGATGGGCAGCTGGCAGCCCCTGGGAGTGGTGTTCCGGGGGTCCGAGTGTCACTGGCTGAGTTGGAAGCAGGGTCTGGAGATGAGGCTGCCTTACAACGGCACATCGATCACGTCTACCGTGACGACAGCCTCGTTGGCCGAAGGACAGGGGCCCGGCTGTCCCCCCTGATCCGGCCCAAGTCACTAGCAGTGCCAGGGATGACCGGTGGGGCAGGATCCCCAGAGCCTCTGAGCCCAGCCATGTCCATCTCACCCCAGGCCACCTACCTCTCCAAGATCATCCCTAATGCGGTCTTGCCCCCAACAGTGGATGTGGTGGCCCTGAGCCGCTGCAGCGTTCGCACCTTGAGCCGCTGCAGCCTCATGTCAGCCAGTCCAGCTTCCGTTCGTTCTCTGGGAcgcttctcttcctcctcttcttcctgccGACCCAGAAGCCGCCATGCATCCTCTTCCAGTGACAACTGGAGTCACTCACAGTCCACAGAAACAATTGTATCCGATGGATCAACACTGTCATCACAGGGGGGCTCGGGAGACCGAATTGATGGCCTGCCAGCGCTTGAGGAGGGGCATGCCACCAGCCGAGACAGCCCCCGCAGTGTGGCGGGTAGTGGGATTTCCATGGCTACAGGCAGTGGGCAGGCTTCACCCAGCATGGGCAGCAGCAGGGCTGATGGGTCAGACACCGTCAGCATTCAAAGCGGACACTCGTCTACCAGGAGCGTGTCTCTGCGGAAGCTGAAACGGGCACCGGCGCCCCCTCGCCGGACCTACTCCCTTCACCAGCGAGGCTCAGCGGATGGAGCCCCTGGCCTGCCCCCCAAACCAGAACGAAAGCCCCCACAGCTCCTTGCTCCTGGAGAGCCTGAGGAGGTGGCCCCAGGAGCCCCAGTCCCAGCTCTGTCTCCCAGCACATCTCAGCGCCTGGTGGGCTCCCCAGAGCGTACCCTCTCACCCTCTAGCGGCTACTCCAGCCAAAGTGGCACCCCTACACTGCCTCCCAAGGGGCTGATGGGCCCCCCTGCCTCACCAGGCAAGCCATCTCCAAGGCCTCTGAAACCTGAGCGAGTCTGCTCCCTGAGATCCCCTGGGGCCTCGGTGTCTTCTTCACTTACCTCCCTCTGCTCCTCCGTTTCGTCCTGTGACCCAGCTCTTGCAGATAAGGGTGTCCCTGTGCAGCCTCTGGATGTTCCCTTGCCCTCAACCAACCCAGCTGATAGATTTGTCATTCCCCCTCACCCTAAAGTCCCAGCTCCTTTCTCTCCACCGCCCTCAAAACCGAAGGCCCCAACTCCAACTGCATCTGTTCCTGTTTCTAattctgctcctcctcctcccatccAGGGCTCAGTGACCCCAGTGAAATCAAATGGGGAATCTTTACCACCCATGGGTGCATCTCCTCCCCCTTCACCTCCCCCATCTTACCACCCACCCCCACCGCCTGCTAAGAAAGTGGAGATCGTCACCCAGGTTCCAGCCTCAGCACCCCTGAATTCTGATGGGGAGGCCTCCCAGGACCCCAACtggccccctccccctccccctgtccctgAGGAACAAGACCTGTCTATGGCTGATTTCCCTCCACCAGATGAGGCCTTCTTTTCACCTGCAAGGCCAGAGTCCCCGGCTCCATGTGTGGCCTCATCTCCTTTCCCTGCTGAGCCTCTTGCTGCAGGTCAGGCCTTTCCCACTCCTCTGGGGTCTCCTCCTCAATCTGTGGCCAAGCCTGAGACACAGCCCTCGAGCTCCTTCCTGGCCACTGTCTCCTCACGAAGTCAACCCCAGCCTGAGTCACTGCCTGCCCCGGGgtccccccccagccccccacccTTGCCAGCCCCAGTCCTTCAGCCTAGTTCTGGGAAGACCACAGAGCCATCCAAGGAGCCTTTGGGACGCAGTAAGAGCATCCCTGTGGCCAAGGAAGATGCCAGCCTTCCTATTGTCACGCCCTCCCTGCTGCAGATGGTGCGGCTGCGCTCTGTTGCTCCCCCAGCTCTGCCAGCCTCCGAGGCCCCAGCTGCCCCTGCTCCACAGAAACCACTACGGAAGGCGCTCTCTGTGCGGAGCAGCCCAGCCCCCGGGCCCTCCACTGGGCTTCATGCAGCCATGCGCCTCAAGGTCTCAAGCCTGGCCTCCACCGAAGGACCCCCTGGCCCTCGACCCAACGGCCCATCCGAGCCAGAGGCCGCATCACCACGGCCACAGTCCCCTGCCTCTCCCGCTTCCACCGCCAGCTTCATCTTCTCCAAGGGTGCCAAGAAGCTGCAGTTGGAGCGGCCTGTTTCTCCCGAGGCCCAGGTCGACCTGCAGCGGAACCTGGTAGCAGAACTTCGGACTTTGTCTGAGCAGCGGGGACCCCAGACCCAGAGGAAACCTAGCAAGGCTGCCCCACCTGTGGCTCGGAAGCCGACAGCAGGGGGCCTTCCATCTGGTTCTCCTGGCATCAAGCAGGCTGAGAGCTCCTCAGCGTCTCCTGCTAATGGGCATCCCCACCTTGAGGATAGGACTAAACGAGAGCTAGCAGAGAACGGAGGCACAGTGCAGCTGGCGGGCCTGGAGCCACAGCCGTCGAGTCCTGCCGCCTCAG aaaaacagaaagagtTGGTCTGA
- the NHSL3 gene encoding NHS-like protein 3 isoform X2 has translation MGNSHHKRKPPSSRTRSFWHFGRRRGRQGTGSNKADNKQPSDDHQDNVFFPSSRPPHLEELHFQAQEGLRSLQHQEKQKQNKDCWDHGDSQSIKSSQLGTVDEDSVSFCSQSTTSTMESSAAEDALSIRSEMIQRKGSTFRPHDSFPSKSGKSGRRRRERRSTVLGLPQHVQKELGLRNGHDLPVPRPPAHLTNGHGAAGGVVHIPTVDGQLAAPGSGVPGVRVSLAELEAGSGDEAALQRHIDHVYRDDSLVGRRTGARLSPLIRPKSLAVPGMTGGAGSPEPLSPAMSISPQATYLSKIIPNAVLPPTVDVVALSRCSVRTLSRCSLMSASPASVRSLGRFSSSSSSCRPRSRHASSSSDNWSHSQSTETIVSDGSTLSSQGGSGDRIDGLPALEEGHATSRDSPRSVAGSGISMATGSGQASPSMGSSRADGSDTVSIQSGHSSTRSVSLRKLKRAPAPPRRTYSLHQRGSADGAPGLPPKPERKPPQLLAPGEPEEVAPGAPVPALSPSTSQRLVGSPERTLSPSSGYSSQSGTPTLPPKGLMGPPASPGKPSPRPLKPERVCSLRSPGASVSSSLTSLCSSVSSCDPALADKGVPVQPLDVPLPSTNPADRFVIPPHPKVPAPFSPPPSKPKAPTPTASVPVSNSAPPPPIQGSVTPVKSNGESLPPMGASPPPSPPPSYHPPPPPAKKVEIVTQVPASAPLNSDGEASQDPNWPPPPPPVPEEQDLSMADFPPPDEAFFSPARPESPAPCVASSPFPAEPLAAGQAFPTPLGSPPQSVAKPETQPSSSFLATVSSRSQPQPESLPAPGSPPSPPPLPAPVLQPSSGKTTEPSKEPLGRSKSIPVAKEDASLPIVTPSLLQMVRLRSVAPPALPASEAPAAPAPQKPLRKALSVRSSPAPGPSTGLHAAMRLKVSSLASTEGPPGPRPNGPSEPEAASPRPQSPASPASTASFIFSKGAKKLQLERPVSPEAQVDLQRNLVAELRTLSEQRGPQTQRKPSKAAPPVARKPTAGGLPSGSPGIKQAESSSASPANGHPHLEDRTKRELAENGGTVQLAGLEPQPSSPAASEKQKELV, from the exons GCTCAAATAAAGCAGACAACAAACAGCCCTCGGATGACCACCAGGACAATGTCTTCTTTCCCAGCAGTCGCCCCCCTCACCTGGAGGAACTGCATTTTCAGGCTCAAGAAGGACTTCGATCTCTGCAGCACCAAG AAAAACAGAAGCAGAACAAGGATTGCTGGGACCATGGAGATAGTCAGAGCATCAAG TCATCCCAGTTGGGTACCGTGGATGAGGACAGCGTATCTTTCTGTAGCCAGAGCACCACGTCTACCATGGAGAGCTCTGCCGCCGAGGATGCCCTGTCCATCCGGTCCGAGATGATCCAGCGCAAAG GCTCCACCTTTCGACCTCATGACTCATTCCCCTCAAAATCAGGGAAATCGGGCCGGCGAAGGCGAGAAAGGCGCAGCACAGTGCTGGGGCTCCCACAGCATGTCCAGAAGGAGCTGG GTCTAAGGAATGGGCATGACCTGCCTGTGCCCCGGCCTCCTGCTCACCTCACCAATGGGCATGGTGCAGCAGGGGGAGTGGTCCACATCCCCACAGTGGATGGGCAGCTGGCAGCCCCTGGGAGTGGTGTTCCGGGGGTCCGAGTGTCACTGGCTGAGTTGGAAGCAGGGTCTGGAGATGAGGCTGCCTTACAACGGCACATCGATCACGTCTACCGTGACGACAGCCTCGTTGGCCGAAGGACAGGGGCCCGGCTGTCCCCCCTGATCCGGCCCAAGTCACTAGCAGTGCCAGGGATGACCGGTGGGGCAGGATCCCCAGAGCCTCTGAGCCCAGCCATGTCCATCTCACCCCAGGCCACCTACCTCTCCAAGATCATCCCTAATGCGGTCTTGCCCCCAACAGTGGATGTGGTGGCCCTGAGCCGCTGCAGCGTTCGCACCTTGAGCCGCTGCAGCCTCATGTCAGCCAGTCCAGCTTCCGTTCGTTCTCTGGGAcgcttctcttcctcctcttcttcctgccGACCCAGAAGCCGCCATGCATCCTCTTCCAGTGACAACTGGAGTCACTCACAGTCCACAGAAACAATTGTATCCGATGGATCAACACTGTCATCACAGGGGGGCTCGGGAGACCGAATTGATGGCCTGCCAGCGCTTGAGGAGGGGCATGCCACCAGCCGAGACAGCCCCCGCAGTGTGGCGGGTAGTGGGATTTCCATGGCTACAGGCAGTGGGCAGGCTTCACCCAGCATGGGCAGCAGCAGGGCTGATGGGTCAGACACCGTCAGCATTCAAAGCGGACACTCGTCTACCAGGAGCGTGTCTCTGCGGAAGCTGAAACGGGCACCGGCGCCCCCTCGCCGGACCTACTCCCTTCACCAGCGAGGCTCAGCGGATGGAGCCCCTGGCCTGCCCCCCAAACCAGAACGAAAGCCCCCACAGCTCCTTGCTCCTGGAGAGCCTGAGGAGGTGGCCCCAGGAGCCCCAGTCCCAGCTCTGTCTCCCAGCACATCTCAGCGCCTGGTGGGCTCCCCAGAGCGTACCCTCTCACCCTCTAGCGGCTACTCCAGCCAAAGTGGCACCCCTACACTGCCTCCCAAGGGGCTGATGGGCCCCCCTGCCTCACCAGGCAAGCCATCTCCAAGGCCTCTGAAACCTGAGCGAGTCTGCTCCCTGAGATCCCCTGGGGCCTCGGTGTCTTCTTCACTTACCTCCCTCTGCTCCTCCGTTTCGTCCTGTGACCCAGCTCTTGCAGATAAGGGTGTCCCTGTGCAGCCTCTGGATGTTCCCTTGCCCTCAACCAACCCAGCTGATAGATTTGTCATTCCCCCTCACCCTAAAGTCCCAGCTCCTTTCTCTCCACCGCCCTCAAAACCGAAGGCCCCAACTCCAACTGCATCTGTTCCTGTTTCTAattctgctcctcctcctcccatccAGGGCTCAGTGACCCCAGTGAAATCAAATGGGGAATCTTTACCACCCATGGGTGCATCTCCTCCCCCTTCACCTCCCCCATCTTACCACCCACCCCCACCGCCTGCTAAGAAAGTGGAGATCGTCACCCAGGTTCCAGCCTCAGCACCCCTGAATTCTGATGGGGAGGCCTCCCAGGACCCCAACtggccccctccccctccccctgtccctgAGGAACAAGACCTGTCTATGGCTGATTTCCCTCCACCAGATGAGGCCTTCTTTTCACCTGCAAGGCCAGAGTCCCCGGCTCCATGTGTGGCCTCATCTCCTTTCCCTGCTGAGCCTCTTGCTGCAGGTCAGGCCTTTCCCACTCCTCTGGGGTCTCCTCCTCAATCTGTGGCCAAGCCTGAGACACAGCCCTCGAGCTCCTTCCTGGCCACTGTCTCCTCACGAAGTCAACCCCAGCCTGAGTCACTGCCTGCCCCGGGgtccccccccagccccccacccTTGCCAGCCCCAGTCCTTCAGCCTAGTTCTGGGAAGACCACAGAGCCATCCAAGGAGCCTTTGGGACGCAGTAAGAGCATCCCTGTGGCCAAGGAAGATGCCAGCCTTCCTATTGTCACGCCCTCCCTGCTGCAGATGGTGCGGCTGCGCTCTGTTGCTCCCCCAGCTCTGCCAGCCTCCGAGGCCCCAGCTGCCCCTGCTCCACAGAAACCACTACGGAAGGCGCTCTCTGTGCGGAGCAGCCCAGCCCCCGGGCCCTCCACTGGGCTTCATGCAGCCATGCGCCTCAAGGTCTCAAGCCTGGCCTCCACCGAAGGACCCCCTGGCCCTCGACCCAACGGCCCATCCGAGCCAGAGGCCGCATCACCACGGCCACAGTCCCCTGCCTCTCCCGCTTCCACCGCCAGCTTCATCTTCTCCAAGGGTGCCAAGAAGCTGCAGTTGGAGCGGCCTGTTTCTCCCGAGGCCCAGGTCGACCTGCAGCGGAACCTGGTAGCAGAACTTCGGACTTTGTCTGAGCAGCGGGGACCCCAGACCCAGAGGAAACCTAGCAAGGCTGCCCCACCTGTGGCTCGGAAGCCGACAGCAGGGGGCCTTCCATCTGGTTCTCCTGGCATCAAGCAGGCTGAGAGCTCCTCAGCGTCTCCTGCTAATGGGCATCCCCACCTTGAGGATAGGACTAAACGAGAGCTAGCAGAGAACGGAGGCACAGTGCAGCTGGCGGGCCTGGAGCCACAGCCGTCGAGTCCTGCCGCCTCAG aaaaacagaaagagtTGGTCTGA
- the NHSL3 gene encoding NHS-like protein 3 isoform X1, which translates to MAARAASATPAAEEPSGQGQGQGQGQGQAGGPRKKKSRGGLRRAFSWLRGKRRKKKGPPAGEGAEPPSKGKKAEEKAKKGRGKGRGSNKADNKQPSDDHQDNVFFPSSRPPHLEELHFQAQEGLRSLQHQEKQKQNKDCWDHGDSQSIKSSQLGTVDEDSVSFCSQSTTSTMESSAAEDALSIRSEMIQRKGSTFRPHDSFPSKSGKSGRRRRERRSTVLGLPQHVQKELGLRNGHDLPVPRPPAHLTNGHGAAGGVVHIPTVDGQLAAPGSGVPGVRVSLAELEAGSGDEAALQRHIDHVYRDDSLVGRRTGARLSPLIRPKSLAVPGMTGGAGSPEPLSPAMSISPQATYLSKIIPNAVLPPTVDVVALSRCSVRTLSRCSLMSASPASVRSLGRFSSSSSSCRPRSRHASSSSDNWSHSQSTETIVSDGSTLSSQGGSGDRIDGLPALEEGHATSRDSPRSVAGSGISMATGSGQASPSMGSSRADGSDTVSIQSGHSSTRSVSLRKLKRAPAPPRRTYSLHQRGSADGAPGLPPKPERKPPQLLAPGEPEEVAPGAPVPALSPSTSQRLVGSPERTLSPSSGYSSQSGTPTLPPKGLMGPPASPGKPSPRPLKPERVCSLRSPGASVSSSLTSLCSSVSSCDPALADKGVPVQPLDVPLPSTNPADRFVIPPHPKVPAPFSPPPSKPKAPTPTASVPVSNSAPPPPIQGSVTPVKSNGESLPPMGASPPPSPPPSYHPPPPPAKKVEIVTQVPASAPLNSDGEASQDPNWPPPPPPVPEEQDLSMADFPPPDEAFFSPARPESPAPCVASSPFPAEPLAAGQAFPTPLGSPPQSVAKPETQPSSSFLATVSSRSQPQPESLPAPGSPPSPPPLPAPVLQPSSGKTTEPSKEPLGRSKSIPVAKEDASLPIVTPSLLQMVRLRSVAPPALPASEAPAAPAPQKPLRKALSVRSSPAPGPSTGLHAAMRLKVSSLASTEGPPGPRPNGPSEPEAASPRPQSPASPASTASFIFSKGAKKLQLERPVSPEAQVDLQRNLVAELRTLSEQRGPQTQRKPSKAAPPVARKPTAGGLPSGSPGIKQAESSSASPANGHPHLEDRTKRELAENGGTVQLAGLEPQPSSPAASEKQKELV; encoded by the exons GCTCAAATAAAGCAGACAACAAACAGCCCTCGGATGACCACCAGGACAATGTCTTCTTTCCCAGCAGTCGCCCCCCTCACCTGGAGGAACTGCATTTTCAGGCTCAAGAAGGACTTCGATCTCTGCAGCACCAAG AAAAACAGAAGCAGAACAAGGATTGCTGGGACCATGGAGATAGTCAGAGCATCAAG TCATCCCAGTTGGGTACCGTGGATGAGGACAGCGTATCTTTCTGTAGCCAGAGCACCACGTCTACCATGGAGAGCTCTGCCGCCGAGGATGCCCTGTCCATCCGGTCCGAGATGATCCAGCGCAAAG GCTCCACCTTTCGACCTCATGACTCATTCCCCTCAAAATCAGGGAAATCGGGCCGGCGAAGGCGAGAAAGGCGCAGCACAGTGCTGGGGCTCCCACAGCATGTCCAGAAGGAGCTGG GTCTAAGGAATGGGCATGACCTGCCTGTGCCCCGGCCTCCTGCTCACCTCACCAATGGGCATGGTGCAGCAGGGGGAGTGGTCCACATCCCCACAGTGGATGGGCAGCTGGCAGCCCCTGGGAGTGGTGTTCCGGGGGTCCGAGTGTCACTGGCTGAGTTGGAAGCAGGGTCTGGAGATGAGGCTGCCTTACAACGGCACATCGATCACGTCTACCGTGACGACAGCCTCGTTGGCCGAAGGACAGGGGCCCGGCTGTCCCCCCTGATCCGGCCCAAGTCACTAGCAGTGCCAGGGATGACCGGTGGGGCAGGATCCCCAGAGCCTCTGAGCCCAGCCATGTCCATCTCACCCCAGGCCACCTACCTCTCCAAGATCATCCCTAATGCGGTCTTGCCCCCAACAGTGGATGTGGTGGCCCTGAGCCGCTGCAGCGTTCGCACCTTGAGCCGCTGCAGCCTCATGTCAGCCAGTCCAGCTTCCGTTCGTTCTCTGGGAcgcttctcttcctcctcttcttcctgccGACCCAGAAGCCGCCATGCATCCTCTTCCAGTGACAACTGGAGTCACTCACAGTCCACAGAAACAATTGTATCCGATGGATCAACACTGTCATCACAGGGGGGCTCGGGAGACCGAATTGATGGCCTGCCAGCGCTTGAGGAGGGGCATGCCACCAGCCGAGACAGCCCCCGCAGTGTGGCGGGTAGTGGGATTTCCATGGCTACAGGCAGTGGGCAGGCTTCACCCAGCATGGGCAGCAGCAGGGCTGATGGGTCAGACACCGTCAGCATTCAAAGCGGACACTCGTCTACCAGGAGCGTGTCTCTGCGGAAGCTGAAACGGGCACCGGCGCCCCCTCGCCGGACCTACTCCCTTCACCAGCGAGGCTCAGCGGATGGAGCCCCTGGCCTGCCCCCCAAACCAGAACGAAAGCCCCCACAGCTCCTTGCTCCTGGAGAGCCTGAGGAGGTGGCCCCAGGAGCCCCAGTCCCAGCTCTGTCTCCCAGCACATCTCAGCGCCTGGTGGGCTCCCCAGAGCGTACCCTCTCACCCTCTAGCGGCTACTCCAGCCAAAGTGGCACCCCTACACTGCCTCCCAAGGGGCTGATGGGCCCCCCTGCCTCACCAGGCAAGCCATCTCCAAGGCCTCTGAAACCTGAGCGAGTCTGCTCCCTGAGATCCCCTGGGGCCTCGGTGTCTTCTTCACTTACCTCCCTCTGCTCCTCCGTTTCGTCCTGTGACCCAGCTCTTGCAGATAAGGGTGTCCCTGTGCAGCCTCTGGATGTTCCCTTGCCCTCAACCAACCCAGCTGATAGATTTGTCATTCCCCCTCACCCTAAAGTCCCAGCTCCTTTCTCTCCACCGCCCTCAAAACCGAAGGCCCCAACTCCAACTGCATCTGTTCCTGTTTCTAattctgctcctcctcctcccatccAGGGCTCAGTGACCCCAGTGAAATCAAATGGGGAATCTTTACCACCCATGGGTGCATCTCCTCCCCCTTCACCTCCCCCATCTTACCACCCACCCCCACCGCCTGCTAAGAAAGTGGAGATCGTCACCCAGGTTCCAGCCTCAGCACCCCTGAATTCTGATGGGGAGGCCTCCCAGGACCCCAACtggccccctccccctccccctgtccctgAGGAACAAGACCTGTCTATGGCTGATTTCCCTCCACCAGATGAGGCCTTCTTTTCACCTGCAAGGCCAGAGTCCCCGGCTCCATGTGTGGCCTCATCTCCTTTCCCTGCTGAGCCTCTTGCTGCAGGTCAGGCCTTTCCCACTCCTCTGGGGTCTCCTCCTCAATCTGTGGCCAAGCCTGAGACACAGCCCTCGAGCTCCTTCCTGGCCACTGTCTCCTCACGAAGTCAACCCCAGCCTGAGTCACTGCCTGCCCCGGGgtccccccccagccccccacccTTGCCAGCCCCAGTCCTTCAGCCTAGTTCTGGGAAGACCACAGAGCCATCCAAGGAGCCTTTGGGACGCAGTAAGAGCATCCCTGTGGCCAAGGAAGATGCCAGCCTTCCTATTGTCACGCCCTCCCTGCTGCAGATGGTGCGGCTGCGCTCTGTTGCTCCCCCAGCTCTGCCAGCCTCCGAGGCCCCAGCTGCCCCTGCTCCACAGAAACCACTACGGAAGGCGCTCTCTGTGCGGAGCAGCCCAGCCCCCGGGCCCTCCACTGGGCTTCATGCAGCCATGCGCCTCAAGGTCTCAAGCCTGGCCTCCACCGAAGGACCCCCTGGCCCTCGACCCAACGGCCCATCCGAGCCAGAGGCCGCATCACCACGGCCACAGTCCCCTGCCTCTCCCGCTTCCACCGCCAGCTTCATCTTCTCCAAGGGTGCCAAGAAGCTGCAGTTGGAGCGGCCTGTTTCTCCCGAGGCCCAGGTCGACCTGCAGCGGAACCTGGTAGCAGAACTTCGGACTTTGTCTGAGCAGCGGGGACCCCAGACCCAGAGGAAACCTAGCAAGGCTGCCCCACCTGTGGCTCGGAAGCCGACAGCAGGGGGCCTTCCATCTGGTTCTCCTGGCATCAAGCAGGCTGAGAGCTCCTCAGCGTCTCCTGCTAATGGGCATCCCCACCTTGAGGATAGGACTAAACGAGAGCTAGCAGAGAACGGAGGCACAGTGCAGCTGGCGGGCCTGGAGCCACAGCCGTCGAGTCCTGCCGCCTCAG aaaaacagaaagagtTGGTCTGA